Within Runella rosea, the genomic segment GCTTTTTCTTTGTAACCCAACATCGCCGCCAAAATCACGTGTACACACGGCGACAGCGACGACTCATGCACGGTCATAGGCTCGTAGAAATCAAAGTTTCGACGGATGGTGTCGAGGTCAAAATCTTCCTCAAAGAAGTACAACCCCTGAAGCACGTCGGCCTGCTTGATAAAACAACTGCGCAGAATCCGATCCCACGACCATTTTTGGTTGATGGGCCGGTGCTCGGTGATGTCGTCGACAGTGAGTAATTCTTTATCCAGAAACCCATCTTGCTGCAAATACACCTGCCGCTGGGCATCATAAGGGTAATGCATATTGTCAATGATATGCTGCCATTTAGCAGTTTCAACCTCAAAATCAAAATTGATTTTTTGCAACAATTCACTCACTTCTGACTTCCAGCTCCTGATTCCTTCCAACGTAAACCGCAAACACCACACCGCCAAGTAATTGGTGTAGAAGTTATTGTTAACGTTGTTTTCATATTCGTTGGGCCCCGTTACGCCGAGCATGACATATTTTTGTTTATCGCTCGACCAATTGACCCGCTGCGCCCAGAAACGCGCAATGCCAATCAAGACTTCCAAACCGTATTCGGCCAAATAACCCTCATCGCCTGTGTGCCGAATGTAATCATAAATGGCATACGCAATGGCTCCGTTGCGGTGGATTTCTTCAAAGGTAATTTCCCATTCGTTGTGGCATTCTTCGCCCGTCATGGTCACCATCGGGTACAGGGCGGCACCGTCTTTAAAGCCCAAATTAGCCGCATTTTCGATGGCTTTTTGTAGGTGCTTATGACGGTAAATAAGCAGATTACGCGCTACTTTTTGGTCGGCAGTTGCCAAATAAAAAGGTAAACAGTAGGCTTCCGTGTCCCAATAGGTACTGCCGCCGTATTTCTCACCCGTAAAGCCCTTTGGGCCGATGTTGAGGCGGTCGTCCTCGCCGGTGTAGGTTTGTTCGAGTTGAAAAATATTAAAGCGAATCCCCTGCTGCGCGGCATCATCGCCTTCAATGACAATATCGTTTTTGTCCCAACGCTCCGCCCATGCTTCTATCTGCTCGGCCTTCATTTGCGCAAAACCTTTGTCGGCAATTCGCTCAACATAGGCCTTAGCGTTAGCGAGTAACCGGTCGGTCGGATGATTTAAAGACGCCAGATTTACGGCATATTTATACAACGCCACTTCTTCACCCGCTTTGGCTTCTATTTCTACCTTGCAGGCCACAAACTTCTCCGCCTTAACGGGTTTAGATTGAAAATCAACGGGTTCGCCATTAAGGGTAAGGTCTATTTTCATTCCCGTACAGACGTTGAAAAGCTCCGTCTTAAACGGCGTATCCTTGGTTCGCATTTCTAGATACGCTTCTCCAAAGGCGGTTTCCTTACGGATTTCGTCCCAGAATTTTTCGCCGTAATTGGAGTCTTTGTTGCTTATATCCCCGTCTAAGTAAGGCGTGAGGGTTATTTTTCCGTCAAAATTGAGTAGCGTAATGGCGTAGCGAATCGCCCCCGCTTCGTCGTCGACAATGCTACAAAACCGCTGAGAATGAACACGTACCTGCTTCCCGTCCGACAGGGAGGCCACGAAGGTACGCTCCAATATCCCCTCTTTCATGTTGAGTACCCGCGAATATTCGGAGACGGGGCACAGGCCCAAATCAAGCGTTTCACCGTCGATTTGCACGTCAATGCCAATCCAATTGCAGGCATTGAGGACTTTGGCGAAGTAGCGCGGATAGCCGTTTTTCCACCAGCCTACGCGGGTCTTATCGGGATAAAAAACCCCCGCTACGTAGTTTCCGAGCAGGGTTTTTCCCGTAAATTTTTCTTCAAAATTACCACGTTGCCCCATGCGGCCGTTGCCAAGGCTCGTGAGGCTTTCGGTGATTTCGTTGTATTCGGCATAAAAGCCATCTTCAATAATACACCAAGGGTCGTGCTTTATATAATTTTTCATTGGGACAAGGTCAGTTGAAGCCCCAAAAGTAGAAATTTACCACGAAGGTTTTTGTATCTATTTTGTCAATAATTAACAATATGTTGACTCTTTAGGACAAAAACAGCTCACTGGTTTGAACTTAAACAATTGTACTTTTTGACTTATTCTTCCTTTTCAAAAGCCCTTACTTTTTGAGTACGCAACGCAATTTTTTGTATTATTAAACATACTTTTCTGCATTCATTGTGCATTAAAACAATCATTTCACCGGCAAATAGGTAGGTTTCACCGAGATTATAGCCCTTAAACACCCTACACATTTTTTAAAACCGATTATTTTTTTATAATTTTATCAGCATTACTCCTCCGTTTGAAAAGCTCTCAAAATTGAATTTTTTCAATGAAAAGGCTTATCCATTCATGTCACCATTTTTTTTAGGAACAGCACCATTTGTTTCTGGCGAGATTTTTGAAACTATTGAGAGATACGCATTGCAAACCGACGACTGTAAAATCGCATTTGCAAAATGCCTCGACATTCATTCGCTTTCAGAGCTGGAATTGCTCGTTCAGGAAGGGCACACCAACGACCGTATGTATTGGATTGAATCAGGGTTAGTACGTTCTTTTTATGATACTGATACTGATACTGATACTGATACTGATACTGATACTAATGATATAACGACGGGTCTTTACCAAGAAGGAGATTTCTTTTGCGTGTTCAGCAGTTTTTTTTCTCAAAAACCCTCCACAGAATCTATCTGTACCGAAGAGCCTAGCGTTTTGTATTCGATAGGATTTGAGGATTTGCAACGCCTTTTTGGCCTGTATCCAGAGCTAAGCCACGCTTTTTGCGGTTTGTACGGTCATTTGTTAGAATTACATCACGCTCGTGCGGCTTTGCTTCGTTATCGTACGCCCCATGAGCGATATGAAGCATTTTTGGCACATCATCCGAATTTACCCAATCGCCTGAAGGTAAAGCACATCGCATCTTATCTAGGCATTCACCGCGTGACGCTGTGTAAAATACGAAAGCAGCTCACCCACAAAAAAGCATAACTTTTGACACTTGCTGTATTTGGTAGTTTAAACTACCTTGGGTTTTTGAAAATAGTTATTTGATTTGTAACAAGTAAGCCCCCCAAACATCTTGGCGGACGTGGGAGGCTTATGAGTCTAATCGTTTCATAAATTAAACCAACACAAAAGTATGAAAAAGTTAGTGTTTTTTGTAAGTCTTGCATCCTTGTTTTATTCATGTAATAAAAATGATGCTATCCCTGATTCAATCACTCAGGAACAACTATTAATTCCTCAAACAGCATACGCTATTTCTGATGTCTCATCTGCGCGAGTAACTGCCACAGAGACTATTGAAGCAGAGGAGTTTGCCAAATTATTGGCTTTATCATTAAAACAAAAAGATATTCGAGCCTTTCTTAAACAAGAAGCTAACAAAACATTTGATGGTGATTTTGATATTTTAGTAAGTAGAGTAGCTGAATTCAAAATCGGAAATGATAAATTTTCTGAAAGAATTAAGAAAAACGCTCCAAATGGTTATGCCAAAGGAAAAGAAGTGTTTGATAATGCCATAAAAAACGAAAAATTAAACATCTCTATTCCCATATTGATTGATAATTGGGATGATTCCCGTCAACAACCTTTAGTAGCAGTTGCAATTGGCGTTAGTGAGAAAGAAACAAAATACTTAAAAGCATTCGACTCAAATGGCAAAACCTATTTGCTAGATGCAAAGGCAGAACCCAATGTCCCTGTGATTGTAGTTGGTAACAATGAACGATTGAACTATGACACAAAAACCAAAAAAACCAAAAATGCCAGAACATCTGGTAACTACGAGAAAATCACTTGGATTAAATGTCCAAATTTAGGCGCTATAGAATCATGGTATTACGGTGCACCAG encodes:
- a CDS encoding glycoside hydrolase family 65 protein, whose amino-acid sequence is MKNYIKHDPWCIIEDGFYAEYNEITESLTSLGNGRMGQRGNFEEKFTGKTLLGNYVAGVFYPDKTRVGWWKNGYPRYFAKVLNACNWIGIDVQIDGETLDLGLCPVSEYSRVLNMKEGILERTFVASLSDGKQVRVHSQRFCSIVDDEAGAIRYAITLLNFDGKITLTPYLDGDISNKDSNYGEKFWDEIRKETAFGEAYLEMRTKDTPFKTELFNVCTGMKIDLTLNGEPVDFQSKPVKAEKFVACKVEIEAKAGEEVALYKYAVNLASLNHPTDRLLANAKAYVERIADKGFAQMKAEQIEAWAERWDKNDIVIEGDDAAQQGIRFNIFQLEQTYTGEDDRLNIGPKGFTGEKYGGSTYWDTEAYCLPFYLATADQKVARNLLIYRHKHLQKAIENAANLGFKDGAALYPMVTMTGEECHNEWEITFEEIHRNGAIAYAIYDYIRHTGDEGYLAEYGLEVLIGIARFWAQRVNWSSDKQKYVMLGVTGPNEYENNVNNNFYTNYLAVWCLRFTLEGIRSWKSEVSELLQKINFDFEVETAKWQHIIDNMHYPYDAQRQVYLQQDGFLDKELLTVDDITEHRPINQKWSWDRILRSCFIKQADVLQGLYFFEEDFDLDTIRRNFDFYEPMTVHESSLSPCVHVILAAMLGYKEKAYEMYLRTSRLDLDDYNNDTEDGLHITSMAGTWMSVIKGFAGMRIRNGVLSFAPYLPDQWQGYSFRITFKGQIIRVSVKPEAIEVENFSNLPVSFAVNENLVELEANGHRTLIITVKK
- a CDS encoding Crp/Fnr family transcriptional regulator; this encodes MSPFFLGTAPFVSGEIFETIERYALQTDDCKIAFAKCLDIHSLSELELLVQEGHTNDRMYWIESGLVRSFYDTDTDTDTDTDTDTNDITTGLYQEGDFFCVFSSFFSQKPSTESICTEEPSVLYSIGFEDLQRLFGLYPELSHAFCGLYGHLLELHHARAALLRYRTPHERYEAFLAHHPNLPNRLKVKHIASYLGIHRVTLCKIRKQLTHKKA
- a CDS encoding DUF3103 family protein, translating into MKKLVFFVSLASLFYSCNKNDAIPDSITQEQLLIPQTAYAISDVSSARVTATETIEAEEFAKLLALSLKQKDIRAFLKQEANKTFDGDFDILVSRVAEFKIGNDKFSERIKKNAPNGYAKGKEVFDNAIKNEKLNISIPILIDNWDDSRQQPLVAVAIGVSEKETKYLKAFDSNGKTYLLDAKAEPNVPVIVVGNNERLNYDTKTKKTKNARTSGNYEKITWIKCPNLGAIESWYYGAPELRFEGVVYNDSFSSAFLAFTKMEYPPSRSHASNGYTLSAWTQTLNLFEWYFDANHGPDYYIQSYEIDDDGTTQEFTVGVTQGTKASGAGIEGSSSQTASFKLTYKAQDKKLAGELIHYTKSSPSSISDGSIQFTLEN